The following DNA comes from Triplophysa dalaica isolate WHDGS20190420 chromosome 5, ASM1584641v1, whole genome shotgun sequence.
CCCATCGTTGTTGTAAGGAAAAAGAATGGTGATATCCGCCTTTGTGTCGATTACCGAAAGCTTAACCTGCTGACCATAAAGGGCGCTTATGCATTACCAAACCTGGAAGAAGCATTCTCGGCCCTTACCGGGTCAAAATGGTTTTCAGTGATGGACCTCAAGTCAGGCTACTACCAAATCGACATGGAGGAGTGTGACAAAGCCAAGACTGCTTTTGTGTGCCCCCTGGGTTTTTGGGAGTTCAGTCGGATGCCACAGGGAATAACCAATGCGCCTAGCACCTTCCAACGGTTGATGGAGAAATGTATGGGTGACATTAACTTGAAGGAGGTGCTAGTGTTCCTTGATGATCTAATTGTGTTCTCAGACTCCCTGGAGGGACATGAAGCCAGACTTCTGCATGTATATGCAAATTCTTTCAAACCTCTGTGCATTACCTTGGACATGTCGTCTCAAGAGATGGTGTGGAGACTGACCCTGGGAAAGTCAGTGCTCTGAAAACTTGGCCAAAGCCCCAGACTCTTAAAGAACTGAAGTCATTTTTGGGCTTTTCCGGCTATTATCGTCGTTTTGTGAAGGACTATTCCAAAATAGTTAAGCCACTAAACAATCTCACGTCCGGATACCCACCTCTAAAAAAGGGTCAGAAGATGACATGTAAAGGCAAATATTTCAACCCAAAAGAGCCGTTTGCATAAAGATGGACACCTGCTTGTCAGGAAGCTTTTGAGTGCATAATAGAAAAGCTAACCTCCTCTCCAATCTTGGGGTTTGCAAATCAACAGCTACCATATACTTTGCACACAGATGCTAGCACTACTGGTTTTGGTGCTGCTTTATATCAGGAGCAGGACGGACAAACACGGGTCATTGCCTATGCCAGTAGGGGCCTTTCAAGTAGCGAGGCGAGGTATCCAGCACACAAGCTGGAGTTCCTAGCTTTAAAATGGTCAATTCTAGAGAAGTTCCAAGATTACCTCTATGGTAATACCTTCACTGTCATAACGGATAACAATCCATTAACCTACATACTTACCTCAGCTAAACTAGATGCCGCCAGTCATCGTTGGCTTGCAGCCCTTTCCACATTCAATTTCAACATCAAGTATAGGCCTGGAAAGAGCAATCAGGATGCCGATGGCCTCTCTAGGCGACCCCATGGTATGTTGGTTGATGATGATGCTGAACTGGAAGAGAAAGAAAGGATAAAACGGTTCACGTCACATCATCTAGCATCATCAGCCGACCAGTTAAACTTACCTGCAGATGTGGTTACAGCTGTTTGTCACAGACACCTTCTAAGAGAGCCAGACAACTACTTACCTTCCCTTACGATGGTTGAATCCCTGGCTCTCCAAGCTGAGGCTGTACCAGACATCTATGGTGAAGAAAACTTAATAGGACATGAAACTGTACCCGCCTTTAGTGAAGTGGAACTCAGAGAACGACAGGAAGCTGACCCCATCATCAAGCATGTCATTAGGTGGTTAAAAGCTGGAGACAAAGTACCCAGTGACATCAGTCCTGACTCCCCTGAACTCAAGCTGGTACTTAAAGAGTGGAAGCGTCTTGAAATGCGAGATGGTCTTCTGTACAGGAAACGTCAGTGTGAAGAGCAAACATCCTATCAGTTCGTACTTCCAGAGTCACTCAGGGCAACTGTACTCACTTGCCTTCATGACGACATGGGGCATATGGGGATAGAGCGTACAACTGACTTGGAAAGATCAAGATTCTATTGGCCACGAATGGCTGCTGACGTCGAGCACAAGGTCAAAACATGTGGACGATGTGTCAGAAGAAAGACTCCGCCTGAAAAAGCAGCACTTCTGGTCAGTATCCGGACATCTAGGCCAATGCAGCTGGTTTGCATGGACTTCTTATCGCTTGAGCCTGACACCCACAACACTAAAGACATCCTGGTCATCACAGACCACTTTACAAAGTATGCAGTAGCCATACCCACTAAAGACCAAAAGGCTGCTACGGTTGCAAAGTGCCTGTGGGAGCAATTCCTGGTGCATTATGGGTTTCCTGAGCGCCTGCATAGTGATCAGGACAGGGACTTTGAGTCTCGAACTATTAAAGAGCTCTGTGCCATAGCTGGTATCAAGAAAGTGCGGACAAGTCCCTATCACCCACGAGGAAATCCGGTTGAATGGTTTAATCGCACCCTTCTTGGCATGTTGGGTACTCTAAAGGATAAGCAGAAGAGTCACTGGCGGGACTTTGTAAAACCACTCACACATGCCTACAACTGTACCAGAAATGAGGTTACAGGGTATAGTCCCTACGAGCTGATGTTTGGGAGACAACCCAGGTTGCCTGTAGACATTGCATTCAGTTTACCTGTCAGACAGGGGAAACCAGCATCTCACTCACAATATGTGCGGAATCTCAAGTCTAGGCTAGAGGAGAGTTATCAGACAGCCATTGAAAACTCTCAGAAAGTTGCTGACAGAAACAAACAGCGTTTTGATAAGAGGGTCCGAGAATCTATCCTTGAAGTGGGGGATAGAGTCCTGGTGAGGAACGTCCATTTGCGGAACAAGCACAAACTTGCAGACAAGTGGGAGTCTGCTGTGTACTGTGTCCTAAAACAGATGGGAGACATACCGGTTTACATGGTACAGCCAGTGAATCAAGATGGTCCAATCCGCACTCTGCACAGGGATCTTCTGTTACCATGTGGGCAGTTGTATGAAGCTGAAGAAGATGAATCAGATCAGCCCAGGGCCACACATCGTCCCAGGACACGACAAAATTCTCCTCAGCAGCAAGAAGAGGAAGATTGTGAGTCTGAAGACGACTACACCGTCTTTTCTGTGATACCCTCAGCCTTTACTGAGGAAATGTTCACAAATGTATACGACATCCAAAAGAAGCTGGATACATCTGCCCATCTCCCTGGAAAGAGTGATTTGTGCAAGACATTACCACCCCAGTCTCCAGGGGAGCTTGCAGCAGGTATTGAGTTAGCATTGTCGGCACAAGGAGCAGAGGTGTGTCTTGAAGAGGCTGAAGAATTACAGCCAGAGACTACTGTTGAACAACCTCCTACTGAGGATGTGGAGAATGTGATGACAGCTATCGTTCTAGAAGATGATGATGGTCCCTTGTTGGATCTTGGTGACCCAGAAGAtggaaataataaaataggAGTACAGAAAACTGACATTGAAATCCCTGACTGTTGTGATCAACAAGATGAGGAAGTACTTGGAGAAGTTAGGGAAGATGCATCAGTACGTCGATCTGAAAGGTCAAGGCGAGCACCTGGCCGATTTCACTACCCACAGTTGGGAAAACCCCTCATATCATTTGCTCAAAACCTTTTAGAAAGTTTCAACAATGCACTCAGTATATTTTGTGAATATGAAAGTAAAGAACTTATAACAGTTTGAGCCAGAATATTGTAGCACATGAAGGGACTCATGCTGATTTAGGAGGGGAGTGTGTAACCCATATAGTATATGCTGTCACTAAAGGGTTAATTAGTTGGGTGTTGAATTACATGGTGCCACTAGAGGGCGTGcaaacactgtttttttatgtccGTCATTGGGAATTTTCCGCTGTATCAAGTTACATCAGGAAAAGCTCTAGTTCACCTGGCGAAAATAGATTGAAAACAGTACGATATCGAGACAATTCTAATCAGGAGTTGTTAAACTTGCTAATCAAGTgttgataaaataatattttactaGTAACCCCAGGACTGCAttgtgagagatgttttatgttgttttccaCCGTGATTTCTGCTGAAACCTCCGGTGAGTTTCTTTTGTCTCGATGTGCTCATTAGCTTACCATATTGCTAGCTAACACGAGGTGATGCTATCAGTAAACAGTATTAGGTTTCATGctattataataaaaccaaTCGGAGTGACATGAGAGTATTGTAATATGTTTAATTGCACTTAGCTCATAGTGTgtgaattttgtgttttgctaaaCTGAACATTGAGCTAAATACTGTGTTCTAAATGTGTTTCACTGATGTAAAATGACTAATGGGGAAATAATGCAttcatttcatgttgtttacTAGTTTAATAGCATACAGTTCATTATATGTTATGATTGAAGAATGCATTAATCCTTTAAGGaacatttatttaggaaaaaaaaaggTTATTGTTTAAATTTTGTACCATGTCTTAGGTTTGCAATGTGAACTATAGTCTCTAGTCAGACAGATTTGTATGGAGCATGGTTGTTGTATGATTTGAACAGTTCTCTTATAATCATAGCTAATGGTTCTAAATGTGTAACTAGTTTATtgagaaaagaaaagtaaatgAGGTACCACATATATAAAAAGGAGATAGAAAgaattataattgtttttttttctattctgtACTGCTATGTACAGATTGGTTTTTATCCTGGATTTAGTTTGGTTCCAAACCATACGGACTTCGATGGCGAGCCTGTCCCAGTGAGTGATATTCTACAGAAGGAACGTTTGGACGCAGTGTGGCCAGCTGTGTCGGATTCTCTTCTGCGGAGTGACTGAACTGATTTGTATCCAGACTTTGGATTCCATGGATTCCAGATAAGGAAACTTGAATGTGTTTCGGTTTACTACCCGGGTAGATTGACTTTCTATTTTTCAGAggacaatttattttgttttcctatTGTTTTCCTAAAAGAAAGAGctctattttattttggggtattTTCTAATGTGAGACAAAATCATTCTGTGAATAGTGTGTTGCACAGTGATTGTGTAATAAACCTGCCAGCTGTTCGGTTTAAAAAATTAAGTCTTCTTGTGAGTCTTGTCAATTACTGCTCAGAGCCTAGGTACTAGATATATAGCTACCATTCTAATTCAGGTTAGAGGTGCTACAgtaccgttatggatgtgacaaatatttaaatataaaacacatctcttctgtcaaaaCCTAACCGATCAGTTCTGACCTCTTTCACTTTCTACTTTTTAGGTTTGCATACATACTGTGATGGGCTAAGTTATATGAGACCAATTCTATTGCAgttatgcttttttgttttgcttgtgttgttccaattgcttccattgtttagcTCATTTGTAAATCGgtttggataaaaccgtcttctaaatgtaaatgtaaaatcgCAAATGCTTTGAAATCGTTTAGAGAGACATCACACGGGTATTGAAACTACCAAATATTTCCATCTGAGCTATAAATGTAGTGGaaactctttgtaaataaaatgtttttcatggtaaggttgatCTTTGCGTCGAATTGCCCATGGTAATACTGTAATATAAACggctgcattaactcatgtgttcccaaatagaatagaatagataTTTATTGTCACTGTTTAGGAACAATGAAATACAGTTTAGCAGCTCTTCTGGATGACAAGtgaacaattattattaaaaaacacaattatttagttgtaagaaatagaaataaaatatatacagttaaaATTTTAAGACCAGCCAAAGACTGTTATACATGGAAAAAGGCATaagtacacacaaaaataaatcctCAAAATGTGATTGTCTGCCCCTCTATAGTTTTTATatcttgattttttatttatttagatggAATCTCGCTTCAGGAGACGGGCTGATGGCAGCTTGAATCTGACAGATTTAGTGGAAGCGACAAAGGTGAAGGAAGCCAGCAAAGGAAAGCCGCTCACAAGGCCCCTGTCCCCAGAGGCAGTCCTGACCAGGCCAAGAAAAGCCTACATCAGCACCATGGGGATTTATCTATTAGAAAGCACCTGCTGGGTTTCTTTGAAATCCAGTTTTGGGCAAACATTCAGGTGGGTGGCTAAAAATGCCCTGGGGTATGCTGCTAACCTGGTGGCAGATATGAAGAGGGACCCCACAGGAGGCAGCAAAGACACCCAAGAACATTCGCACAACAAGGGGAGTTTCAGGGAGTATATTGAGCTCTTTCCTTCGGGCAGAATTGCCATTGCCATGAAGGAAGAGCAATATGCTGGGAAAGCTCCCCAGCATGCTGCTACCACCCAGCACGCTGGCCCCACACAGTTCACCGCCCCCACCCAGCACGCTGCCCCTACCCTGCATGCTTCCCCCACCCAGCACACTACCACCCCTCATACTTCCACCGCCTCTCTATGCTCCCTCTTGGTTGGGAAGTTGCCTAACCAGAGAAACCTTGCACAACAGTAGAAAGGCTGGTTTCACCCTTTAATGCCACACATTGTTggcaaacatttatttgtataacacatttttgatttgtttagtATTTATTCCTGTTCAgttgttatgtttatctgtgctgtgttttgtagctttgaCCCAGGCATGTGCGCGGCCCTCAGCCACCCATACCCGCCCGACTGTCTCCATTGAGGCAGCCACAGGTCCCTCAGCCAACGTCACCCACCCGACTGTGTCTATGGGGCAGCCACAGGTCCCTCAGCCACCGTCACCCACCTGACTGTGTCCATTGAGGCAGCCACAGGTCCCTCAGCCACCGTCACCCGCCCGACTGTGTCCTTTGAGTCAGCCACAGGCAGGGTACCCGCGGGGTCTTAAAAGCATTGAAAAAGTCATAAATTTGATAATCCAAAATTAAGGCCTTAATAGCCTTGAAGTTGGTATAAAAAGTTACATAAAAGTTACATTACGTAATTTCGttataaatgtcttattttttttattttattttttttaacttttcctagGATTAAGTTCATACCGTAACAAAATGAACTGTTACTAGTGTAGGCTAATTAAAAATTCACGTCATAGCAGTAAGCGCGAAAGCTCGCTCACCCGTTACTATGGTTACTAGGCAAGTGAGGTAAATTACAGAACAAGATAGTAGCTAGCCTAGTTTGTCGGCTAAAATGGGAAAGTGTCGGTTTAATCCGCTGTGGACAAGGAATCCGAATTACGTTTGGGTCAAGCTTGTGCCAGGAAATGAACGCGAGGCCTATTGCTGTTGGTGCAGGAAACCTTTTAAGCTAGCGACAATGGGTGTTACGGCCCTGGACTCCCATATGAAGGGTGCCAAACACACCGTGTGTAGCACTGCTCGCCAGCGCCAACCATCTATTGGCCCGTTCAGCTGTGCACCACAGATCACTTCGGTTACTGAAACAGCTCTGACTATCAATAATGAAGACATTTCTACAATAGAAATGCCACCACAGCCAAGGAACATTCTATCGTACTGTGGCTCGACACCAACTCTGCGGGCAGAGGTGATGTGGGTCCTTAAAACAGTCTCTGAGCACCACTCTTACACTTCAAATGAAAACGTTACAGagatttttaaaatcatgtttccTGACTCGGAGGTTGCAGCTACATTCTAGTGTGGAAGCAACAAAACGGCATATATTACTCAATTCGGATTAGCTCCCTTTATAACGAAAGAACTGACTGACCATGTCAATATGTCCAACGGGTTTGTGATCATGTTTAAGGAGACTCTCAATAAGGTGACGAAAAGTAAGCAGTCGGACCTTCATATTCGCTACTGGGTGGAAGACCACGTCCAGTCACGATACTTCGGCTTGCAGTTAATGGGTCATGCAACGGCGGTGGACTTGCtcaaacatttcaaagtaaGTTTTTAttctgagtttttttatttataaataatatatgatataGTAAAGTAACATAACACGACCAAGTGAGGTGTTCTATAATATCACGATTGCAAAtgttacattaaatgtatagtttaatAAACAAGTAGCCTAGCTAATATGTAGTCTTTTACAATTTAGACACAATATCGTTTTGTTCTATTTCAACGACGAAAATAGTTACAAAAGAAAAGCAACACTAAAGTGCTGTGTTCTGTTATTGAATGATTCAGCATTTTGAACAAATCGTTTTAATGAATGACtcaatgattcatttattaagaCGGTCACTTGCTGTCAGCTATTAGTTTATTGTGTAAAGgcatcattgtttttttatattatttgtttaaacatcaatctcatcaaaattatttattacagttgCAATTTTGCAGTGTAAATTACTTAATTTGATTGATAACGGCAGCCTTATCATTAATACTGAATTTGATCAAATGTAAGAATTTGACATGAAAATCACAATTATGCAGATTTAAGTATGTAAAGTCTGATGAGAATATTgcttcaaaataaatttgatttatttatgacagacattatttaaaaagtagaaacatattatgtcattaaaaatgtattgtaacattattataaaaacttccttatgtgtgatttaaatgaaagtagcttacaaataaataatttttaacctttaatattaaaatgatttaccaTCTGGGGTTCCTTATGGTTTACTTTACAGTGAGAGATCTTTTTCTTCTTATGTACTGTACTTGATAGGCCCCAACTTAATTAATATGAtatcaaattgttttaattattggttttattgttatttttttacttgaagGAAATGTCTtgaagcaaaatgttttcttttcagaatGCACCAGAATGCttcatttacatgtttaaatcataaaaattgtctcATGGGGGATAATTCCCCAAACAAATTACTTTGTTAACATGTCACCATTTTCACAAGTTGTGAGTTTGCATGTCTGAACCTGTATCTCACCACTCAGACAGAACCCTTTAACCTTGATGCCCCAACCTCC
Coding sequences within:
- the LOC130420533 gene encoding uncharacterized protein LOC130420533, whose protein sequence is MLVDDDAELEEKERIKRFTSHHLASSADQLNLPADVVTAVCHRHLLREPDNYLPSLTMVESLALQAEAVPDIYGEENLIGHETVPAFSEVELRERQEADPIIKHVIRWLKAGDKVPSDISPDSPELKLVLKEWKRLEMRDGLLYRKRQCEEQTSYQFVLPESLRATVLTCLHDDMGHMGIERTTDLERSRFYWPRMAADVEHKVKTCGRCVRRKTPPEKAALLVSIRTSRPMQLVCMDFLSLEPDTHNTKDILVITDHFTKYAVAIPTKDQKAATVAKCLWEQFLVHYGFPERLHSDQDRDFESRTIKELCAIAGIKKVRTSPYHPRGNPVEWFNRTLLGMLGTLKDKQKSHWRDFVKPLTHAYNCTRNEVTGYSPYELMFGRQPRLPVDIAFSLPVRQGKPASHSQYVRNLKSRLEESYQTAIENSQKVADRNKQRFDKRVRESILEVGDRVLVRNVHLRNKHKLADKWESAVYCVLKQMGDIPVYMVQPVNQDGPIRTLHRDLLLPCGQLYEAEEDESDQPRATHRPRTRQNSPQQQEEEDCESEDDYTVFSVIPSAFTEEMFTNVYDIQKKLDTSAHLPGKSDLCKTLPPQSPGELAAGIELALSAQGAEVCLEEAEELQPETTVEQPPTEDVENVMTAIVLEDDDGPLLDLGDPEDGNNKIGVQKTDIEIPDCCDQQDEEVLGEVREDASVRRSERSRRAPGRFHYPQLGKPLISFAQNLLESFNNALSIFCEYESKELITV